Part of the bacterium genome, TGGCCTCGATGGCGACCTGCATGTCGTTCACGATGAAGTCCACCTCGATGCCACTGGCTAGCCGCCAGTAGGCGAGCGTCACATCCGCATCGCGATAGGCGCGGTGGGCGCTGAGCTCGTGGAAGACCCAGTTCTCGAAGGCCTTGCCGTAGAGCTCCGACCCCGCCTGGAGTTCGCCGCGCCGCGCGAGGCGGTTCACCACGCCCACATCTGCGAAGTAGAACTTCGGTGCGCCGATCACGCGCCGCTTGGGCCGCTTGCGATAGGCGGGCAGCCAGCGGCCGAGCAGGGTGTCCTCCAGGATGCCGAAGTAGCCCTTGGCCGTCGGGCCCGTCACCCCGCACTCGCGGGCGATGGTGGCGAAGTTGACGATCTCGGCATCGCTGAGCGCGGCCACGTTGAGGAACTCCGAGAAGGTGGGCAGATTGCGGACCAGGCCCTCGGCGGCGACTTCCTCGCGCAGGTAGTCGGCGATGTAGGCGTCGAGCCCCTGGCGTGGCCGGGCGGCAGCATAGATTCGCGGGAGATAGCCGTGGTTGAGGAGTCGATCGAGGTCCAGATCGCGTTTCAATTCGGCCGCCGTCAGGCCGTGCAGCTCGTAGCGCAGCGCGCGGCCGCCGAGCAGGTTCGCGCCGCCCCGCTTCACCTTGCGTGCGCTGGAGCCGCAGAGGGCGAACTGGATGCCGCGGTTCTCGTGCAGCCAGTGCACTTCGTCGAGCAGCGCCGGCACCTTCTGCACTTCGTCGATCACCACCTGCCGGCCCTTGAAGTCCTCGGCCGCAATGCGCTCGCGGAGTAGCTCGGGCCGCTGGAGGTAGCGCCGGTACTCCTCGGCTTTGAGGAGGTCCACCCACCAGGCCTGCGGATAGGATTGCCGGAGCAAGGTGCTCTTGCCGGTCTGGCGCGGGCCCCAGAGGAAGAAGGTCTCGGTGCCGGCCTTGGGCAGCCGGAGCGCGCGATCGATGAGCATGGGGTTTAGATTATCATGACAATCTAAAGTGTCAACTTCGATCTGCGCCTCCCGGTCGGGGGCTGAAGGGCGCCGGGAGGCCTACCAGCTCAGCGTCTCGAGGTGCCGCCGGAGCTGCTCGGCGGTGCGGAACTGGGCGAGGATGAGGTCGCGCCGGAGCCCCTTGCAGATGCCCTTGATCACCGCCGGCTGGCGGGCGTACTGCGCGCGACCGCCGGTGATGTCGTAGAGCAGGCGCACGAGGTCGAGCACGTCGTCGGTGGCCTTGGGCCGGACGGGCCCGCGCTGCGGATAGAGGTCGATCAGCTTGAGGTCGAAGCCGAGCCCGCGCCGGCGCACGATGACGTTCTCGTCGTGCAGGTCGCCGTGCACGGCCCCCGCCGCGTGGATGTCCGCGATGCCGCGGGTCAGCCGGTGGATCAGGTGCAGCGCCGCGAAGGGCTCGAGGCGCCGGCCCGGCTGGGCGGCGAGGAAGTCGGCCAGGCGGTCGCCCTCGACGAAGTCCGAGACGAGCACGCTGATCGCCTCGCCGCGCACGGCGATCGTCTCCTGCGTGTGGTAGCGGATCAGGATCGGGCAATGGCGCAACCGGTGCAGCGCCTGCGCGTAGCGGCGCAGGGCACTGCCGCGCGGATTGCGTGCCGGGTAGAAGAACTTGGCGGCGCGCTCGATGCCCGTCGCCCGCTCGCGCACCAGGTAGACCTCGCCCTCCCAGCCGCCGCCGAGGCGGGCCACGACCTCGTACTTGCCCGCCAGCACGCGGCCGGGCCAGAAGCGGAAGCCCCGGCTCGTGAGATTCTCGGATGCGGCCACGGCGACTCCTTTCCAGCGCCGGCAATCTAGCGCCGGCCCGGCGAAGGCGCAAAGCCGCTGCGCCGGCCGGATTCGCCCCGCTTGCCCGCTTGCCAGGCGCGGCCGGCGGCCCTACCCTTTGCGCTTCGCGACCCGCCTCTGGCGGCGGGCGCCACCTCCAGGAGCGAGCCCCGTATGAGCATGAACGAGGACAAGGCCGCGGCGCCCAGCAACTTCATCCGCGACATCATCATCGAGGACCTGCGCACGGGCCGCTGGGGCGGCCAGGTGTGCACGCGCTTTCCACCCGAGCCCAACGGCTATCTCCACATCGGTCACGCCAAGGCCTTCGGCCTCGACTTCGGCATGGCCGCGGAGTTCGGCGGCACCTGCAACCTGCGCTTCGACGACACCAACCCCGAGAAGGAAGACGAGGAGTACGTCGAGGCGATCAAGGCGGACATCCGCTGGCTGGGCTACGACTGGGGCGACCGGCTCTACCACGCCTCGGACTACTTCGGCCAGATGTACGAGTACGCCGAGCTGCTGATCAAGGACGGCAAGGCCTACGTCGACGACCAGACCGAGGAGGAGATCCGCCTCAATCGGGGCACGGTGACCGAGCCCGGCCGTCCGAGTCCCTTCCGCGAGCGCAGCGTGGCCGAGAACCTGGACCTCTTCCGCCGCATGCGGGCAGGCGAGTTCCCCGACGGCGCCCGCGTCCTGCGCGCCAAGATCGACATGGCCTCGCCCAACATGCTGCTCCGCGACCCGCTGATGTACCGCATCCGCCACGCCGAGCACCACCGCACGGGCAGCGAGTGGTGCATCTACCCGATGTACGACTGGGCGCACGGGCTCGAGGACAGCATCGAGGGCATCACGCACTCGATGTGCAGCCTCGAGTTCGAGGTGCACCGGCCGCTCTACGACTGGTTCCTCGACCAGCTGCCCGTGCACCACCCGCAGCAGATCGAGTTCGCGCGCCTGAACGTGGCCGGCACCCTGATGAGCAAGCGCAAGCTCCGCCAGCTCGTCGAGGAGCGCATCGTGGACGGCTGGGACGACCCGCGCCTGCCCACGCTGCGCGGCATGCGCCGCCGCGGCTACACGCCTGCGGCCATCCGCGACTTCCTCGAGCGCGCGGGCGTGGCGAAGAAGGACAGCGTGATCGACCCCGCCCTGCTCGAGCACTGCCTGCGCGAGGACCTGAACCTGAAGGCGCCGCGGGCCATGGCCGTGATCAGGCCGCTGAGGCTCGTCATCACGAACTGGCCCGAGGGCCAGGTGGAGCTGCGCGAGGCCGAGAACAACCCGGAGGACCCGGCGGCCGGCACGCGGCAGCTCCCCTTCGGCCGCGAGCTGTGGATCGAGCGCGACGACTTCCGCGAGGATGCGCCCAAGAAGTGGTTCCGCCTCGCGCCCGGCGCCGAGGTGCGCCTGAAGCACGCCTACTTCGTCACCTGCAACGAGGTGGTGAAGAGCGCCACGGGCGAGGTGATCGAGCTGCGCTGCACCTACGACCCCGCGACCGGCAGCGGCGAGGCGCCCGATGGGCGCAAGGTGCGCGGCACCCTGCACTGGGTGAGCGCGGCCCACGCGGTGGCGGCCGAGCTGCGTCTCTACGAGCCGCTCTTCACCGTGGACGCCCCGGGCAGCTTCGCGGACATCCACGCGATCCTCAACCCGAACAGCCTCGAGCGGCTCACGGACTGCTTCCTTGAGCCGGGGCTGGCTGCGGCGAAGCTCGGCGAGTCCTTCCAGTTCCTGCGCCACGGCTACTTCTGCCTGGACCCGGACAGCAAGCCGGGGCGGCTCGTCTTCAACCGCGCGGTGTCGCTCCGCGACAGCTGGGCGAAGATCGAAGCGAAGGCCTAGCGCCGTGAGCACGGGGTGCGCGCGAGCCGGGGTCGCCTTCGCCGTCGCGGCCTACGGCTGGTGGGGGCTGGCGCCCTTCTACTTCCACGCGCTGCCCGCGGTGAGTCCGCCGGAGATCCTCGCGCACCGGGTGCTCTGGTCGGCGCTGCTGCTCGTCGCACTGCTCGCGGCGACGGGCCGCCTGGCGAGCCTGCGCGCCCTCGCCGCGGACCGCCGCGCGCTTGCCGTGCTCGGGCTCACCACGCTGCTCATCGCGGCGAACTGGCTGCTCTTCATCTGGTCGATCGCGGTGGGCCGCCTGCTCGAGGCCAGCTTCGGCTACTTCATCGGGCCCCTGATCAACGTGCTGCTCGGCGCGCTCGTGCTCGGCGAGCGCTTTCGCGGCCTGCAGCGCCTGAGCCTCGGCCTCGCCGCCCTGGGCGTGACGATCCTCGGCATCGGCTACGGTCACGCGCCCTGGGTGGCGCTGACGCTCGCCTTCAGCTTCGCGGTCTATGGACTGCTGCGAAAGCGCCTGCACGCGGACGCCGTCGCGGGTCTGACGGTGGAGACCCTGCTCCTCGCGCCGGCGGCGCTGGCCTATCTGCTGTGGCTCGCGCGGGGCGGGCGACTCGCCTTCGGCCATGCGGGCGCAGGGACGAGCTGGCTGCTCGTGGCGGCGGGGATCGTCACCGCGCTGCCGCTGATCTGGTTCGTGGCCGCGGCCAAGCGCCTGCGCTTCTCGACGGTGGGGATCCTGCAGTACCTGGCGCCGATGG contains:
- a CDS encoding ATP-binding protein → MLIDRALRLPKAGTETFFLWGPRQTGKSTLLRQSYPQAWWVDLLKAEEYRRYLQRPELLRERIAAEDFKGRQVVIDEVQKVPALLDEVHWLHENRGIQFALCGSSARKVKRGGANLLGGRALRYELHGLTAAELKRDLDLDRLLNHGYLPRIYAAARPRQGLDAYIADYLREEVAAEGLVRNLPTFSEFLNVAALSDAEIVNFATIARECGVTGPTAKGYFGILEDTLLGRWLPAYRKRPKRRVIGAPKFYFADVGVVNRLARRGELQAGSELYGKAFENWVFHELSAHRAYRDADVTLAYWRLASGIEVDFIVNDMQVAIEAKASPRVTNDHLKGLRQLAADQRVGRRIVVSLEQKSRRTEDGIEILPAALFAKRLAEGSLLE
- a CDS encoding serine/threonine protein kinase encodes the protein MAASENLTSRGFRFWPGRVLAGKYEVVARLGGGWEGEVYLVRERATGIERAAKFFYPARNPRGSALRRYAQALHRLRHCPILIRYHTQETIAVRGEAISVLVSDFVEGDRLADFLAAQPGRRLEPFAALHLIHRLTRGIADIHAAGAVHGDLHDENVIVRRRGLGFDLKLIDLYPQRGPVRPKATDDVLDLVRLLYDITGGRAQYARQPAVIKGICKGLRRDLILAQFRTAEQLRRHLETLSW
- a CDS encoding glutamine--tRNA ligase/YqeY domain fusion protein, coding for MNEDKAAAPSNFIRDIIIEDLRTGRWGGQVCTRFPPEPNGYLHIGHAKAFGLDFGMAAEFGGTCNLRFDDTNPEKEDEEYVEAIKADIRWLGYDWGDRLYHASDYFGQMYEYAELLIKDGKAYVDDQTEEEIRLNRGTVTEPGRPSPFRERSVAENLDLFRRMRAGEFPDGARVLRAKIDMASPNMLLRDPLMYRIRHAEHHRTGSEWCIYPMYDWAHGLEDSIEGITHSMCSLEFEVHRPLYDWFLDQLPVHHPQQIEFARLNVAGTLMSKRKLRQLVEERIVDGWDDPRLPTLRGMRRRGYTPAAIRDFLERAGVAKKDSVIDPALLEHCLREDLNLKAPRAMAVIRPLRLVITNWPEGQVELREAENNPEDPAAGTRQLPFGRELWIERDDFREDAPKKWFRLAPGAEVRLKHAYFVTCNEVVKSATGEVIELRCTYDPATGSGEAPDGRKVRGTLHWVSAAHAVAAELRLYEPLFTVDAPGSFADIHAILNPNSLERLTDCFLEPGLAAAKLGESFQFLRHGYFCLDPDSKPGRLVFNRAVSLRDSWAKIEAKA
- the rarD gene encoding EamA family transporter RarD; translated protein: MSTGCARAGVAFAVAAYGWWGLAPFYFHALPAVSPPEILAHRVLWSALLLVALLAATGRLASLRALAADRRALAVLGLTTLLIAANWLLFIWSIAVGRLLEASFGYFIGPLINVLLGALVLGERFRGLQRLSLGLAALGVTILGIGYGHAPWVALTLAFSFAVYGLLRKRLHADAVAGLTVETLLLAPAALAYLLWLARGGRLAFGHAGAGTSWLLVAAGIVTALPLIWFVAAAKRLRFSTVGILQYLAPMGQFLVAVLAFGERFTRAHAISFPLIWVALALYSWDSLRPRPAR